A stretch of DNA from Candidatus Polarisedimenticolaceae bacterium:
ATTCGCGGCCTCACCCCCGAGCTTCCGCTCGTGCTCGTCGGGTATTCGTTCGGATCGCGCTGCTCGATCCTGCACGCCCTCGAGGACCGCCGTGTCGCCGCGGTGGTCGCGGTCGGGCTCCCGTTGCGGGTGCTCGACCTCTCCGCGGTCGCCGCGCTCGACCGGCCTCTGGGGGTCGTTCAGGGCTCGCGCGACGCGTTCGGGTCCCCCGACGAGGTGCGGGCGCTCGCGCCCCGCGCGGACGTGCGCGTCCTCGACGGGGCGGAGCACCTGTTCCCCGGGCGCGCTCCCGACGCGGGGCGCGCGGTCGCGGAGGTCACGCGGGAC
This window harbors:
- a CDS encoding alpha/beta fold hydrolase; this encodes MGDVRRLWIEGPTGRLEAALRSAAAPCATAVIAHPHPLYGGTLHNPVVFHADRELNRAGLITLRFNFRGVGESDGFHDEGRGEIADVAACAAWIRGLTPELPLVLVGYSFGSRCSILHALEDRRVAAVVAVGLPLRVLDLSAVAALDRPLGVVQGSRDAFGSPDEVRALAPRADVRVLDGAEHLFPGRAPDAGRAVAEVTRDLLSRLA